One segment of Arthrobacter sp. MMS18-M83 DNA contains the following:
- a CDS encoding alpha-1,4-glucan--maltose-1-phosphate maltosyltransferase yields the protein MTTTATPRSSSASKSKQKTGITEGLRFGRFPITAVQPVIEEGRFPAKALPGEDLVVGATVFREGHDQLGVSAILLDPKGKERQRVRLAPAPGERGKGTDRWEGLLTPTSPGAWTFAIEAWHDRYGTWHHNAEVKVEAGIDVELMLAEGVALLAEAAKESTRGAADKRTLRAASEGLADTSKTAEERLAAGFSAEVAAVVERQPIREMVTVSEQYPLLVERDLAGRGAWYEFFPRSEGAVFDPATGTWTSGNFTSAAKRLDAVADMGFDVIYLPPVHPIGFQHRKGRNNTLTPGPQDPGSPWAIGSEAGGHDAIHPELGSFEDFDAFVVRANELGLEVALDLALQAAPDHPWVKTNPEWFTTRVDGSIAYAENPPKKYQDIYPLNFDNDPAGLSKEILRIVLLWVRHGVKIFRVDNPHTKPVWFWEWLIGKVNKKHPDVVFLAEAFTRPAMMHALGRAGFQQSYTYFTWRNTKTELESYFQEVSHVSPAYFRPNFFVNTPDILTEYLQYGGPAAFRIRAALAATASPLWGVYAGFELYEHVARPGAEEYIDNEKYEFKDRDWDAAAASGHSLAPYITRLNAIRKAHPALGDLQNLTLHHSTDDATIVFSKHKTLPDGSKDTLIIVVNVDPHGTRESTVTLDLSALSLDPADFTANGRFWVDDLVSGESWEWGEYNYVRLDAHKEPAHILNIRR from the coding sequence GTGACCACTACTGCAACACCGCGATCCAGCTCAGCATCCAAGTCCAAGCAGAAGACCGGTATCACCGAAGGTCTCAGATTCGGCAGGTTCCCCATCACGGCTGTCCAGCCAGTGATCGAGGAAGGCCGGTTTCCGGCCAAGGCCTTGCCGGGTGAAGACCTTGTGGTAGGCGCTACGGTTTTCCGTGAGGGCCACGACCAGCTTGGGGTGAGCGCTATTTTGCTGGACCCCAAAGGCAAGGAGCGCCAGCGTGTCCGGCTCGCGCCGGCCCCGGGCGAGCGTGGTAAAGGAACCGATCGTTGGGAGGGGCTGCTGACTCCGACGTCGCCCGGAGCCTGGACTTTCGCGATCGAGGCCTGGCACGACCGCTACGGCACGTGGCATCACAACGCCGAAGTGAAGGTTGAGGCCGGCATCGACGTGGAGCTGATGCTCGCTGAAGGTGTCGCGCTGCTGGCGGAAGCGGCTAAGGAGAGCACTCGAGGCGCGGCGGACAAGCGCACCCTCCGTGCCGCCTCTGAGGGCCTCGCCGATACTTCGAAGACTGCCGAGGAGCGCCTGGCCGCGGGTTTCAGCGCAGAAGTCGCCGCCGTCGTCGAGCGCCAGCCGATCCGAGAAATGGTGACCGTCTCGGAACAGTACCCGCTCCTGGTGGAGCGTGACCTTGCTGGCCGTGGAGCCTGGTACGAATTCTTCCCACGTTCCGAGGGCGCCGTTTTCGACCCCGCCACGGGAACGTGGACCTCAGGCAACTTCACGTCGGCGGCCAAGCGGCTCGACGCCGTTGCGGACATGGGCTTCGACGTCATCTACCTGCCGCCCGTCCACCCGATTGGCTTTCAGCACCGTAAGGGCCGCAACAACACCCTGACTCCCGGCCCGCAGGATCCGGGCTCGCCGTGGGCCATCGGCTCCGAGGCCGGCGGCCACGACGCCATCCACCCGGAACTGGGATCGTTCGAGGATTTCGACGCTTTTGTGGTCCGCGCCAACGAGCTGGGACTCGAGGTGGCGCTGGACCTGGCGCTGCAGGCCGCCCCGGACCATCCCTGGGTGAAGACCAACCCGGAATGGTTCACAACCCGCGTGGACGGCAGCATCGCCTATGCCGAAAACCCGCCCAAGAAATACCAGGACATCTACCCGCTGAATTTCGACAACGATCCCGCCGGGCTGTCCAAGGAAATCCTGCGGATTGTCCTCCTGTGGGTGCGCCACGGCGTGAAGATTTTCCGTGTGGACAACCCCCACACCAAACCGGTGTGGTTCTGGGAATGGCTGATCGGCAAGGTCAACAAGAAGCACCCCGACGTCGTTTTCCTAGCCGAGGCGTTCACCCGCCCGGCGATGATGCACGCCCTCGGCCGGGCAGGCTTCCAGCAGTCGTACACCTACTTCACGTGGCGGAACACCAAGACCGAGCTGGAATCGTATTTCCAAGAGGTCAGCCACGTTTCCCCGGCATACTTCAGGCCTAATTTCTTCGTCAACACCCCTGACATCCTCACCGAATACCTGCAATACGGGGGTCCGGCTGCGTTCCGCATCCGCGCAGCATTGGCTGCCACGGCGAGCCCGCTCTGGGGCGTCTACGCCGGATTCGAGCTGTACGAGCACGTGGCGCGTCCGGGGGCCGAGGAGTACATCGACAACGAGAAATACGAGTTCAAGGACCGGGACTGGGATGCCGCTGCAGCGTCGGGGCACAGTCTCGCCCCCTACATCACACGGCTTAACGCCATCCGGAAGGCCCACCCCGCCTTGGGTGATCTGCAGAACCTGACCTTGCACCACAGCACGGATGACGCCACCATCGTGTTCTCCAAGCACAAGACCTTGCCTGACGGCAGCAAAGACACCTTGATCATTGTTGTAAACGTCGATCCCCACGGCACCAGGGAAAGCACCGTGACCCTGGATCTGTCCGCGCTTTCGCTGGATCCAGCCGACTTCACCGCCAACGGAAGATTCTGGGTGGATGATTTGGTCAGCGGCGAAAGCTGGGAGTGGGGCGAGTACAACTACGTTCGGCTGGACGCCCATAAAGAACCGGCACACATTCTCAATATCCGGAGGTAG
- a CDS encoding barstar family protein produces the protein MKIYSADTWTLEELQEQVSDAGRRTVMVPSAASKHAVLEVFGQVLDFPEYYGVDLDALNDSLHDFADSVSEDDQPPVTLIWQVPAAYRTDRSFGVVCEILQDAETYAGRDLAVIAVFQQ, from the coding sequence ATGAAGATCTATTCCGCCGACACGTGGACGCTGGAAGAACTGCAGGAACAAGTGTCCGACGCCGGCCGCCGCACCGTGATGGTGCCCTCAGCAGCAAGCAAACACGCCGTCTTGGAAGTCTTCGGCCAGGTGCTCGATTTCCCGGAGTACTACGGCGTGGACCTTGACGCCCTCAACGATTCACTCCACGATTTCGCAGACAGCGTCTCTGAGGATGACCAGCCACCCGTCACGTTGATTTGGCAGGTTCCCGCCGCCTACCGGACGGACCGGTCCTTCGGGGTGGTTTGCGAAATCCTCCAGGACGCCGAAACCTACGCCGGGCGGGACCTGGCCGTCATCGCGGTCTTCCAGCAGTAG
- the treS gene encoding maltose alpha-D-glucosyltransferase, with protein MSFNPQGQSQYFTPKNTFELNAPGLQHDPHWYRKAVFYEVLVRAFADANGDGSGDFHGLIEKLDYLQWLGVDCLWLPPFFDSPLRDGGYDISDYTSVLDEFGTISDFKRLVAEAHARGVRVIIDLPLNHTSDQHPWFQESRKNPDGPYGDFYVWSDTDEKYQDARIIFVDTEESNWTFDPIRRQFFWHRFFSHQPDLNFENPKVIEALHDVVRFWLDQGIDGFRADAIPYLFEEEGTNCENLPATHGFLRDLRKMVDENYPGRVIIAEANQPPHDVVEYFGTEEEPECHMAFHFPIMPRLYYALRDQKASHIIETLRDTPEIPAGAQWGTFLRNHDELTLEMVTADERAAMLGWYAPDPRMRANIGIRRRLASLLDNSRSEIELINALLLSLPGSPFLYYGDEIGMGDNIWLDDRDAVRTPMQWNPDRNAGFSNADPGKLYLPVIQSLVYNYSMANVEAEAAHSGSLLRWTRQILSVRKNHAAFGLGGFRHVPADHEVVLAYLRELPENNLEGEEAESILCVFNLSQHPVATTLDIPEYAGRGLRDVFGGQPFPSIGNDGSLTLTLGSHDFFWLRVRSAGSTGSTPYTQAIPVLSIEG; from the coding sequence GTGAGCTTTAATCCGCAGGGTCAGAGTCAGTACTTCACGCCGAAGAACACTTTCGAGCTGAACGCCCCGGGTCTTCAACATGACCCTCATTGGTATCGAAAGGCTGTTTTCTACGAAGTGCTGGTGAGGGCTTTCGCGGACGCCAACGGCGACGGTTCGGGCGACTTCCATGGTCTGATCGAAAAGCTGGACTATCTTCAGTGGCTGGGGGTGGACTGCTTGTGGCTGCCCCCGTTTTTCGATTCGCCCCTGCGGGACGGCGGCTACGACATTTCCGACTACACCTCCGTGCTGGACGAGTTCGGCACCATCAGCGACTTCAAACGGCTCGTAGCCGAAGCGCACGCGAGGGGTGTCAGGGTCATTATCGACCTCCCGCTGAACCACACCTCGGACCAGCACCCATGGTTCCAGGAATCGCGCAAGAACCCGGATGGTCCGTACGGCGATTTCTATGTGTGGAGTGACACCGACGAGAAGTACCAGGACGCCCGCATCATCTTCGTGGACACAGAAGAGTCGAACTGGACCTTCGATCCCATACGCCGGCAGTTCTTTTGGCACCGCTTCTTCAGCCACCAGCCTGACCTGAACTTCGAGAACCCCAAGGTCATCGAAGCGCTCCACGATGTTGTCCGGTTTTGGCTGGACCAAGGCATTGATGGATTCAGGGCGGACGCCATTCCATACCTCTTCGAAGAAGAGGGCACCAATTGCGAAAACCTGCCAGCCACTCATGGTTTCCTGCGGGACCTTCGCAAAATGGTGGATGAGAACTACCCGGGCCGCGTGATCATCGCCGAGGCCAACCAGCCGCCCCACGACGTCGTGGAGTACTTCGGCACAGAGGAAGAACCGGAATGCCACATGGCCTTCCACTTTCCCATCATGCCGCGCCTGTACTACGCACTGCGCGACCAGAAAGCATCCCACATCATCGAAACTTTGCGCGACACTCCGGAAATCCCGGCAGGTGCGCAATGGGGAACCTTCCTGCGCAACCATGATGAGCTGACTTTGGAAATGGTCACTGCCGACGAACGTGCCGCCATGCTGGGTTGGTACGCTCCAGACCCCCGGATGCGCGCCAACATCGGCATCAGGCGCAGGCTCGCCTCGCTGCTGGACAACTCCCGTTCCGAGATCGAGCTGATCAACGCCTTGCTCCTTTCCCTGCCGGGCAGCCCCTTCTTGTACTACGGGGACGAAATCGGGATGGGGGACAACATCTGGCTTGACGATCGCGACGCCGTTCGCACGCCGATGCAGTGGAACCCGGACCGCAACGCAGGCTTCTCCAACGCCGATCCCGGAAAGCTCTACCTACCTGTCATCCAGTCGCTGGTCTACAACTACAGCATGGCCAACGTCGAGGCCGAAGCTGCCCATTCGGGCTCGCTCTTGCGCTGGACCCGCCAGATCCTGAGTGTCCGGAAGAACCATGCGGCCTTCGGGCTGGGCGGCTTCAGACACGTTCCGGCAGACCATGAAGTTGTCCTTGCCTATCTGCGCGAGCTTCCGGAGAACAACCTGGAAGGCGAGGAAGCCGAATCCATCCTGTGTGTTTTCAACCTGTCCCAGCATCCAGTGGCTACCACCTTGGATATCCCCGAATACGCCGGACGAGGCCTCAGGGACGTCTTCGGGGGCCAGCCATTCCCAAGCATTGGCAACGACGGTTCGCTGACCCTCACGCTCGGCAGCCATGACTTCTTCTGGCTCCGCGTACGCTCGGCGGGTTCCACCGGGTCCACGCCTTACACCCAGGCCATCCCAGTGCTCTCCATTGAAGGCTGA
- a CDS encoding 1,4-alpha-glucan branching enzyme, with the protein MGLSAPTTVLAPLLKEWLPRQRWFPVKAGAFDLDFVGSFQLQQPDAGIGLEIRLLSIRYATADGGMQTDIIQVPLSFRSNPAAALAAALVGQLDDDTPVWVYDAPHDPVFATAWLELIQGLAMAEPGEGEGTASGHSVPGGLRLPSASGSVRVSSGEQSNTSVIVDDGVSAAIVKIFRVLSIGKNPEVEVGAALTSGGTKEVPSTLGWITGTWEVRTPLGRHGTASADLAVAHEFLAGGQDAWRLAVNAAASGTDFTAEARQMGQATATVHLRLAETLGTARERVPGQDIAAEVARRVRQSWAEAGTAVGPYEQQLEALLTQLSGKEAGTLQRIHGDLHLGQILLVPGAGGEPGRWVILDFEGEPLRPIELRNIPDVPLRDVVGMLRSFDYAAGAAIRENPAATVPVTWVDDCAEAFLAGYSDITRGTIDRRSPLFVALWLDKALYEVIYELRNRPDWLPIPVNASRQLLGNTSPGRDAAATSEGKEMTGSARTERPRVPLYVDAATLGRVGAGAHHAPHSVLGAHLDDHGHVTIRTVKHLAGSVTVVTEAGSTPMTHETDGVWVAVLEPLQHGHVPDYRLEVVYGDSAPVTLDDPYHYLPTVGEVDLHLIGEGRHERLWDTLGSHVQHYRSALGDVDGVSFAVWAPNAQAVRVKGDFNSWDGREHALRSLGSSGVWEVFIPGVVAGARYKFELLTKAGHWVEKADPLAFGTEVPPLTASRVVESSYRFKDDAWMTARANKDPHNSPMSVYEVHLGSWRLGLGYKELAKDLVEYVKWLGFTHVELMPVAEHPFGGSWGYQVTSYFAPTSRFGHPDEFRFLVDSLHQAGIGVILDWVPAHFPKDAWALARFDGEPLYEHSDPRLGEHPDWGTLIFDFGRTEVRNFLVANALYWLEEFHIDGLRVDAVASMLYRDYSREEGEWFPNVHGGRENLEAISFLQEVNATIYKTHPGAVTLAEESTAFPGVTAPTNHGGLGFGLKWNMGWMHDSLKYISENPVNRRWHHGTLTFSMVYAFTENFLLPISHDEVVHGKGSMLRKMPGDRWQQLANVRAFMAYQWAHPGKQLIFMGTEFGQEAEWSEQHGLDWFLADIPSHRGLQLLTRELNTLYSSTAALHERDNEPGGFQWINGADADRNVLTFIRWDHDGNPLVCAVNFSGGPHQDYVLGVPSAGAWQEVLNTDAEVYGGSGVVNAGELVATAPGAEGLPAALTVTLPPLGASWFTPVV; encoded by the coding sequence ATGGGTCTCTCGGCGCCCACCACGGTTCTGGCACCCCTACTCAAGGAATGGCTGCCCCGGCAGCGCTGGTTTCCGGTCAAGGCAGGGGCGTTCGATTTGGACTTCGTCGGCTCCTTCCAACTCCAGCAACCCGACGCAGGGATCGGCTTGGAAATCCGGCTGCTGTCCATCCGTTACGCCACGGCCGACGGCGGGATGCAGACTGACATCATCCAGGTACCTCTCAGCTTCCGCTCTAATCCTGCAGCCGCTTTGGCGGCTGCTTTGGTGGGCCAGCTCGACGACGATACGCCGGTCTGGGTATATGACGCACCCCACGATCCGGTCTTCGCGACCGCGTGGCTCGAACTCATCCAAGGTCTGGCCATGGCCGAACCCGGAGAAGGGGAAGGCACCGCGAGCGGGCATTCGGTGCCTGGCGGCCTGCGCCTGCCTAGCGCTTCAGGATCCGTGCGGGTCTCATCCGGTGAGCAGTCCAACACTTCGGTGATCGTCGACGACGGCGTGTCCGCGGCGATCGTGAAGATCTTCCGAGTGTTGTCCATCGGTAAGAACCCTGAGGTGGAGGTCGGCGCGGCCTTGACCTCGGGAGGAACCAAGGAGGTGCCCTCCACGCTCGGCTGGATAACGGGAACATGGGAGGTAAGGACACCTCTGGGCCGGCATGGCACAGCCTCAGCAGACCTCGCCGTGGCCCACGAGTTCCTTGCGGGCGGGCAAGACGCTTGGCGCCTAGCCGTCAACGCCGCCGCATCCGGCACGGACTTCACCGCCGAGGCCCGGCAGATGGGCCAGGCAACGGCCACCGTGCATCTGAGGCTCGCGGAAACCCTTGGAACGGCCCGGGAACGGGTTCCGGGCCAGGACATCGCCGCCGAAGTAGCCCGGCGCGTCCGCCAGTCGTGGGCTGAAGCGGGTACCGCCGTCGGGCCCTATGAGCAGCAGCTCGAGGCACTCCTGACGCAATTGTCCGGCAAGGAAGCCGGGACGCTGCAGCGGATCCATGGCGACCTTCATCTGGGCCAGATCCTTTTGGTGCCGGGCGCCGGGGGAGAACCGGGCCGGTGGGTGATCCTCGACTTTGAAGGGGAGCCCCTTCGGCCGATCGAACTCCGTAACATTCCCGACGTTCCCCTGCGCGATGTCGTTGGAATGTTGCGGTCCTTTGACTATGCGGCCGGTGCAGCCATCCGCGAGAATCCAGCGGCCACTGTCCCGGTGACATGGGTTGACGACTGCGCTGAAGCATTCCTGGCTGGCTACAGCGACATCACCCGCGGAACTATTGACCGCCGCTCGCCGCTCTTTGTGGCATTGTGGCTGGACAAGGCCTTGTACGAGGTGATCTATGAGTTGCGGAACAGGCCGGATTGGTTACCCATTCCGGTCAACGCTTCACGGCAGCTCCTCGGAAATACGAGCCCCGGCAGGGATGCCGCGGCGACATCGGAAGGTAAGGAAATGACAGGCTCAGCACGTACCGAACGGCCCCGAGTCCCGCTGTATGTGGACGCCGCTACCCTGGGCCGGGTGGGCGCCGGTGCGCACCACGCCCCGCACTCTGTACTGGGCGCACACCTTGACGATCACGGTCACGTCACCATCCGCACCGTCAAGCACCTGGCGGGGTCCGTAACGGTAGTCACCGAAGCCGGTTCCACGCCGATGACCCACGAGACCGACGGTGTCTGGGTAGCGGTTCTCGAGCCGCTGCAGCACGGCCATGTGCCGGACTACCGCTTGGAAGTCGTGTATGGCGACTCCGCCCCGGTGACACTCGATGATCCCTACCATTACCTTCCAACAGTCGGCGAGGTGGACCTGCACCTCATCGGAGAAGGCCGGCATGAACGGCTCTGGGACACACTGGGTTCCCACGTGCAGCACTATCGCTCCGCACTGGGCGATGTAGACGGCGTCTCCTTCGCCGTCTGGGCTCCTAACGCGCAGGCAGTCCGCGTCAAGGGCGACTTCAACTCGTGGGATGGGCGTGAGCATGCCTTGCGTTCGCTCGGCTCTTCCGGTGTCTGGGAAGTCTTTATCCCAGGTGTTGTAGCAGGGGCGCGCTACAAATTCGAGCTGCTCACGAAGGCTGGCCATTGGGTGGAGAAAGCCGACCCTCTCGCCTTCGGTACGGAAGTTCCCCCTTTGACGGCATCACGCGTGGTGGAGTCCAGTTACCGGTTCAAGGACGACGCCTGGATGACGGCGCGCGCCAACAAAGATCCGCATAATTCGCCCATGAGCGTCTACGAAGTCCACCTCGGTTCCTGGCGCCTTGGCCTCGGATACAAGGAGCTGGCCAAGGACCTTGTGGAATATGTGAAGTGGCTTGGCTTCACGCACGTCGAGTTAATGCCGGTGGCCGAGCACCCCTTTGGTGGTTCATGGGGCTACCAAGTCACATCCTATTTTGCTCCGACCTCCCGCTTCGGGCATCCGGATGAGTTCCGTTTCCTGGTTGATTCCCTGCACCAAGCAGGCATCGGCGTCATTCTGGACTGGGTCCCGGCGCATTTCCCGAAGGACGCATGGGCCCTTGCGCGTTTCGACGGCGAGCCACTGTACGAGCACTCGGACCCCCGGCTTGGCGAACACCCGGACTGGGGCACGCTCATCTTCGACTTCGGGCGCACCGAGGTTCGCAACTTCCTGGTGGCGAACGCCTTGTACTGGCTTGAGGAATTCCACATAGATGGCCTTCGCGTGGACGCCGTCGCCTCCATGCTCTACAGGGACTACTCCCGCGAGGAAGGGGAGTGGTTCCCCAACGTTCACGGAGGGCGCGAGAACCTGGAAGCCATCTCCTTCCTCCAGGAAGTCAACGCCACCATTTACAAGACCCACCCGGGGGCCGTAACCCTCGCCGAGGAATCCACGGCTTTTCCAGGCGTCACCGCCCCGACTAACCACGGCGGCCTGGGATTCGGCCTCAAGTGGAACATGGGCTGGATGCACGACTCCCTCAAGTACATCTCCGAAAACCCGGTAAACCGCCGCTGGCACCACGGCACGCTGACGTTTTCCATGGTCTACGCCTTCACGGAAAATTTCCTGCTGCCCATCAGCCACGACGAGGTAGTGCATGGCAAGGGATCCATGCTGCGCAAGATGCCCGGGGACCGTTGGCAGCAGCTTGCCAACGTGCGGGCGTTCATGGCCTACCAATGGGCGCACCCGGGCAAGCAGCTCATCTTCATGGGCACCGAATTCGGCCAGGAGGCCGAATGGTCCGAACAGCACGGCCTTGACTGGTTCCTCGCCGACATCCCGTCGCACCGCGGCCTGCAGTTGCTCACCCGCGAGTTGAATACGCTATACAGCTCGACGGCGGCCCTGCATGAGAGGGACAACGAGCCCGGCGGCTTCCAGTGGATCAACGGTGCGGACGCGGATCGCAACGTGCTCACGTTCATACGTTGGGACCACGACGGCAACCCGTTGGTATGTGCCGTGAACTTCTCCGGCGGCCCGCACCAGGACTATGTCCTTGGCGTTCCGTCTGCCGGCGCTTGGCAGGAAGTTCTCAACACCGACGCAGAGGTGTACGGCGGATCGGGCGTCGTCAACGCTGGTGAACTTGTTGCCACGGCACCCGGGGCGGAAGGATTGCCTGCGGCACTGACCGTCACCTTGCCGCCGCTCGGAGCTTCCTGGTTCACGCCTGTGGTGTAG
- the glgP gene encoding alpha-glucan family phosphorylase — protein sequence MKAIRRFTVRTLLPEPIRPLARLATNLRWSWHRPTRELFASLDHELWEESRHDPISLLGSIGREQLYQLASNNDLVERVQHAAADLDRYLSEPRWYQGLGPDAPACIAYFSPEFGITEVLPQYSGGLGILAGDHLKAASDLGVPLIGVGLLYQAGYFKQSLSRDAWQQETYPVLDPDGLPLTLLREPSEDGTGKPVLISLPLPNGRKLNAHIWRADVGRVPLLLLDSNVPANDDAARGITDRLYGGGGDHRLQQELLLGMGGVKALRVHQRLTGTPAPEVFHTNEGHAGFLGVERIQELMSSEAPLTWSEALAAGRASTVFTTHTPVPAGIDRFEAVQIRHFFEAGLAPDVPVDKVLELGRENYDGGNPAVFNMAVMGLRLAQRANGVAKLHGVVSREMFSGLWPGFDHSEIPITSVTNGVHVPSWVDPRISALARKQFGTEAEALGRWDLAYNVSDEDVWRLRRELRVSLVEDVRRRLRAAWKKRGAADAELGWTDTVLDPDVLTIGFARRVPTYKRLTLMLRDPARLKALLLHPKHPIQLVIAGKSHPADDAGKKMIQDLVKFTDDPAVRHRIVFLPNYDIAMARTLFPGCDVWLNNPLRPLEACGTSGMKAAINGSLNLSVLDGWWDEMYDGENGWAIPTANNDASPSERDDIEAAALYELLETQVAPRFYGSTVSADAGAAGPSQSGPETIPTHWVSMIKHTLAHLGPAVSADRMLQDYVNTLYRPAAESGRRAVAGSFKEAKELAAWITKIRNAWPQLIVEHVDSVGVTEEPQIGDTLQVNAYIALHNLTPDDVSVEVAYGRAEESDELEDIAVAELSSFEDLGNGRHLFTGSILINRSGSFGYTVRVFPKHPSLASKAELGLIVNA from the coding sequence GTGAAGGCAATTCGAAGGTTTACAGTCCGTACCTTGCTCCCCGAGCCGATCCGGCCACTGGCGCGTCTCGCGACGAACCTACGTTGGTCTTGGCACCGGCCTACCCGCGAACTCTTTGCGAGCCTCGACCACGAATTGTGGGAGGAGAGTCGCCACGATCCCATTAGTCTGCTCGGGTCAATAGGCCGTGAGCAGCTGTACCAACTTGCCTCCAACAACGATCTTGTTGAGCGTGTGCAGCACGCGGCTGCGGATCTTGACCGGTACCTGAGCGAGCCGCGCTGGTACCAGGGCCTCGGTCCGGATGCTCCGGCGTGCATCGCCTATTTCTCCCCCGAGTTCGGCATCACCGAGGTGCTTCCGCAGTATTCCGGGGGCCTGGGGATCCTGGCCGGAGACCACTTGAAGGCCGCGTCGGACCTGGGCGTGCCGCTGATCGGCGTCGGGCTGCTCTACCAGGCGGGCTATTTCAAGCAGTCCCTTTCGCGGGACGCCTGGCAGCAGGAAACGTATCCGGTGCTGGACCCTGACGGACTGCCGCTGACGTTGCTGCGCGAACCCTCCGAGGACGGCACCGGCAAGCCAGTGTTGATCTCGCTGCCGCTGCCCAACGGACGCAAGCTTAACGCGCACATCTGGCGTGCCGACGTTGGACGCGTTCCGCTCCTGCTGCTCGATTCGAACGTGCCCGCCAACGATGACGCGGCGCGCGGGATCACGGACCGCCTCTACGGCGGGGGCGGTGACCACCGGCTGCAGCAGGAACTCCTGCTGGGCATGGGCGGGGTGAAGGCGCTGCGCGTCCACCAGCGCCTCACGGGCACCCCGGCTCCGGAGGTGTTCCACACCAACGAGGGCCATGCCGGTTTCCTGGGCGTCGAACGGATCCAGGAGCTCATGTCCTCCGAGGCCCCGCTGACGTGGTCCGAGGCCCTGGCCGCGGGGCGTGCGTCCACGGTGTTCACCACGCACACCCCGGTACCTGCCGGGATCGACCGCTTCGAGGCCGTGCAGATCAGGCACTTCTTCGAAGCAGGCCTGGCACCGGATGTTCCGGTGGACAAGGTCCTGGAACTGGGCCGGGAGAACTACGACGGCGGCAACCCCGCGGTGTTCAACATGGCCGTCATGGGCCTGCGCCTGGCGCAGCGGGCCAACGGCGTGGCCAAGCTGCACGGCGTGGTGTCCCGCGAGATGTTCTCCGGGCTCTGGCCGGGCTTTGACCACTCCGAAATCCCCATCACCTCGGTCACCAACGGCGTGCACGTGCCCTCCTGGGTGGATCCGCGCATCTCCGCGTTGGCCCGCAAGCAGTTCGGAACCGAGGCCGAGGCCTTGGGCCGTTGGGACCTTGCCTACAACGTCAGCGACGAGGACGTGTGGCGACTTCGCCGGGAGCTTCGCGTGTCGCTCGTGGAAGACGTCCGACGCCGGCTCCGGGCAGCGTGGAAGAAGCGCGGCGCCGCGGATGCGGAACTGGGCTGGACGGACACCGTGCTGGACCCGGACGTGTTGACGATCGGCTTCGCCCGGCGCGTGCCGACGTACAAGCGGCTCACCCTCATGCTCCGGGACCCGGCCCGCCTCAAGGCGCTGCTGCTGCACCCCAAGCACCCCATCCAGCTGGTCATCGCCGGCAAGTCCCACCCGGCGGATGACGCGGGCAAGAAGATGATCCAGGACCTGGTGAAGTTCACCGACGACCCCGCCGTCCGGCACCGGATCGTGTTCCTGCCCAACTACGACATCGCCATGGCCCGCACCCTGTTCCCGGGCTGCGACGTGTGGCTGAACAACCCGCTCCGGCCCCTGGAGGCCTGCGGGACCTCCGGCATGAAGGCGGCCATCAACGGTTCCCTGAACCTGTCCGTGCTGGACGGCTGGTGGGATGAGATGTACGACGGCGAGAACGGCTGGGCGATCCCCACCGCCAACAACGACGCATCCCCCTCCGAACGCGACGACATCGAGGCCGCGGCCCTCTACGAGCTCCTGGAGACCCAGGTGGCCCCGCGTTTCTACGGTTCCACGGTCTCCGCAGATGCCGGCGCGGCGGGTCCCTCCCAGTCCGGCCCGGAAACCATCCCGACGCACTGGGTCTCCATGATCAAGCACACCCTGGCCCATCTTGGCCCCGCGGTCTCGGCCGACCGCATGCTCCAGGACTACGTCAACACCCTCTACCGCCCGGCAGCGGAGTCAGGACGGCGTGCCGTAGCCGGTTCATTCAAGGAGGCGAAGGAACTGGCAGCCTGGATCACGAAGATCCGCAACGCCTGGCCGCAGCTGATCGTGGAACACGTCGACTCCGTCGGCGTCACCGAAGAGCCACAGATCGGCGACACCCTCCAGGTCAACGCCTACATCGCCCTGCACAACCTGACACCGGACGACGTCAGCGTGGAGGTGGCCTACGGCCGGGCCGAAGAAAGCGATGAGCTGGAGGACATCGCCGTGGCCGAACTGAGCTCGTTTGAGGACCTTGGCAACGGGCGCCACCTGTTCACCGGCTCCATCCTGATCAACCGCTCCGGATCCTTCGGCTACACCGTCCGCGTGTTCCCGAAGCACCCCTCCCTGGCCTCGAAGGCCGAACTGGGGCTGATCGTCAACGCGTAG